CCAGGGACTGCGCCATGACGACCGGCCCGCGCAGCCGGACGATTTGCGTGGAGCCGAGCTTGAGCCTGCGCGTGGCCAGGCCGATCGCCGCCAGCGACGTCACCGAGTCCCGCATGAGCTCGATGGTCTCCGAGAAGAAGGCCATCTCGAAGCCGCGCTCTTCCGCCTGCCGCATGACGTCGGCCATTTCCCGCACGTCGGTGAACTTTCCGTAACCCAGCGCGTATCCGACTCTGGCCATTCGCTTCTCCTTCTCGACGGACGATAGCTCGAAGCTTAGCCGAGCGACCGGGCAGCGTCAAACCGCGGCGGGCGGCCGGGCCGGCGGACGGAGCGGCTCATCGGTAAAGCTGCTTGTAGAAGCCCGAAGCCTCCAGCTCCTTGACGAACCGGTCGTCGTAGAAGCTCTCCGGCTTCGCGCTCTTCGCCCTCGGGTTGCGCGGCGCGATCTGATTCAGCACCTCCTGCACGCCTTCGCGGGTGTTGTAGGGGATGCGCTCGACGTAATCCAGCGCATACTGATAGACCGCGTCGACCACCTTCGGATCGGTGGCGCGGGCGAAACGGCGGATCGCCCTCCGGCTCAGCTCGGGATCGGAGAACAGCCGCGCCACTCCTTCCGAGTAGGCTTTCATGAAACGGCGGATCAGGTCCTCGTTGGCCTGGATGAAGGAGCGGCGCGCCATCCAGGCGTCGTGCGGGAAGTAGATGCCGGCCTTGCCCATGTTCAGCAGCACGCGCGCGCCCGCCTCCTGTGCCCGCAGATTCGCCGGACTGGAGAAAGGCGCCGCGACGATCGCCCGCGTCTTCAGAGCCGCGGCGGCCGCGAAGAGGTCTCCCATCTGGATCAGCGTCACGTCCCGGTTCGGATCGAGGCCGTGCCGGTGCAGCACGTAGCGGATCGTGAAGTCGGTCGACGAGCCGAAGCGGGTCACCCCGACCGCCTTGCCGCGCAGGTCCTCGATGCTCTTGATCTCCGGCAGCGCCATGATGTAGAAAGCCGGCACCTTCGCCAGCGCTCCGATCATCACCACGTCCGCTCCCGCCAGCGCGGCGTCGACCGCCGCGTTGCCCGCCGCCGCGGCGAGCGGGAGATCGCCCCCGAGCATCGCCTGAACCATCTTCGATCCGGAAGTGATCAGGATCAGCCGCGGATCGATCCCGTGCTTGGCGAGAATGCCGCCTTCTTCAGCGACCCACAACCCGGCCTTGATGCCGGTGATCGCCGTGTAGCCGATCGCCAACGTCTCCGCCGCCGGCCTTCCCGGTACCGAGAGCATAGCTACGAGGAGCAGGAGCGTGCACGCTCTTTTCGCCATACGCCGGAGCCTCCTTGACAGTTTTCTGGTTCCCGGTTCCGGGCTTCCTCTCGTCCCGGTCTTCGGTCGCCCGTCCGTTTTTCCGTAAAGGAGTACTACACACCCGCCCGCGCACGGTGTCAAACGGTCGGTTGTGCCGCCCTCAGCCCGCCCGTCGGGCGGCGCGGGCGCGATACGCCGCGGCGAGGGCGTCGAGATGGCGCTCGAGCTGCTCGTAGCCCGCGTCGCGCGGCAGCTCTTTCAAGCCTGCGATCAGCTCTTTCAAGCTCTCCGTTTCGCGGTACAGCCCGGCGATGCGGTCGTAGTAAAGATAGTACGCGAGGTCGTGGCTGAGCTTCGCCTCGACGGCGGTTTCGGCGTGCTGGTCCCGCAGCTCGCGCCAGAAGCGTACCCGGTAGACCGGAAGCGCCTCGACCAGTCCGAGCAGCCGCGTCTTGACCCGCTCCGGGTCGTCCTCCTGCACCCCGCGCACGACCTCAGCCGCGAGCAGGTTCAGCTCCCGCGACAGCCGCCTGTCTTCCTCCACCGCCGCCACCGCCCGCCGGGCGTTTACTTCGTCTCCGAGGCTGCGGAAGAACTCCACCGCTGCAAGCGCCGCCAGTGGCGTAACGACCGCCTCCTCGATCTCCCACGGGAGGTCGAAGTTGGCGTCACCGTGAAGGTCCTCGTGCAACACGACCACCACGCGCCGGAGCAGGCCCTCGCGCGCGAAGGCCGACGTCGCGCGCGAGCGGGCGTCGGCGAACTCGTTCCCCTGCCGGTAGTAGACGCTGTAACGGTCAACGCGGTAGACCTGCTCGAGCCGGCGAGCCTGCGGCGGCCCGGAAAGCGCGATCGCCAGGCGAACGTCGACCGGCCGCCGGACCGCGATCGTTCCGGCGCGCTGCAGCCAGAACCAGACGATCGAAGGCGCGTCGGCGTCGTCGGCGGCGCGGCGCAGCGCATCCGTCGGCACGATGCCGATACTCCGCGCGAAAGTTTTGACCTCCTCCGCCATGCGCACCGTCCCGCGCAGGCCGGCGTATCGTTCAGGGGAAAGATCCAGGGCTGCGCACGACGCAAGCCACAGAGCGGCCCCCAGGCAGCCGAGTCCTCGCCCGGCGGCCTTCGAGCGGAAAGACGACCCGAAAAGGCGGCTCACGCGGCCCCCCTAGGCGGCGAAGAGCGAGGCGATCGGCACGCTCCGCGGGATGGCGCCGGTTGCGACGAGCATCTCCATCTCCGCCTGGAAGATCTGTTGCTCCTCGTCGGTCCAGGTGAACTCGATCCGGGGGTAGCGCGCCGAGGCGAGCAGGGCGTCCCGGTCGCCGCCGTAGCGGCGCACGAAGGCTTCCCCGATCTCCTCGAGATGGCGCTCGCTGTAGGCGAACGAGTCGCGAAACGCCCGAAGCACCGATTCCTTCGATTCCGGATGGCGGGCGAGCCACTCTTCGCGCACGGCCACCATATGCTTGATCATCTGTTCGAAGCCGGTCAGGCGCATCCACGCCTCGCCGTCCGTGTAGAGGCAGCGGACGTCCGGCGCCGATTCGCCGCGAAAGAAAAATTGATCCAGGAGCACCACCGCGTCGACACGCCCGCTCCGCAGCGCCTCGAGCAGCTCTTCCTGGGGCCGGGCTTCCCAGCGCAGGGTCGCGTCGTCGACGCCCCACGCGCGCCGCAGCAGATAACGATGGATCGCATGCGGGCCCTGGTGCGTCGCGATGAGGGCGCCCGCGAGGTCCTGCGGCTTGCGGATCGGACCGTCGCGGCGCACGAAAACGCCGTTGCCCTTGAGCGTCGATTTCCACTCGGTCGCAAGCCCGACGATCGGGGCGCCTTCGAGCTTTCGCCGGAGAAAATTGGCGACGTAGAGATTGGCGACATGGACGTCGCCCCGAATCAACGCTTCCTCGAGGGCGCGGCTCGGAGGATCCGGTACTTCGACCACCTCGATGCGCAGCCCCGGCGGGCGGACTTTCCCGGCCGCCAGCGCGTAGTAGGTCCTGAACATGCAGAAACGGTTGCGGTAATGCGCGACCGTCAGCTCCATATCTTTCTCCGGGCCGGGACGACCGCCGCGCGAGGTTTGGTGCAGATATCCAGCGCCGCCAGCGCGTACACCTTCGTGCAGTTTACCATGTTCTCGATGCCCACGCCGCGGCGCAGGCCGCTCGGGGTGTCCCACTCCGCCGGCGCCTTGGTTTCCGTCGGATCGACCAGGTGCGTGCCGAAGCCCGGGCCGTAGGTGATGCTCGGAACCCCGTACGCGGCGATGCGCGAGCCGTCGCTCGTGATACCGTAGCGGACCGGCTTCGAATAGGGAACCGGCGTTCCGAAGACTCTCTTGTGCGCCCGCTCCATCGCCTTGACGACGTATTCGCTCTTCGGAATCTCGTAACCGTCGGTCGAAAGATAGAGATCGACCCGGACGTCGAGAATGTCGCCGTCGCGCCTGCGCACTTTTTCACACACCTGCTCGAGCTCCCTCCGGATCTCCATCGGCGGGGTTCCCGGCAGGGTCTTGACGATGACGAAGAGATCCGTAGTTGGCCGCGTTCCCGGCTTGAACGGATTGCCCCCCTCGATTGCGCCGATCTGCACGGTGGGCAGCATGAACTTGTGCGTGTACTTGCGCTGGTACTCCTTTTCCCAATCCTGGATCGCCTGCGCCACCCGCGCGGCGGCGAGCACGAACCGGGTGGCCTTGCCGTCGACGCTCACCCGGGCCCACACGAGCCCGGCGTTGCCGATTTGCAGGTGCAGCCCCGTCGGCTCCCCGATGATGCACATATCCGCAGTGACGCCGTGATCCATCATATAACGAGCGCCGATTCCCGCTCCCCGATAGCTCTTTCCCTGGAACCTCCCGATCGGGGCCTTCTCGATCTCGCCGACGACACCGGAAATGATCACGTCGCCCTTAAGCCGAACCCCCGCGCGCTGGATCGCGGCCACCGCCTCGAGATAGCACGGGAAGGCCGCTTTCATGTTGACCAGCCCCCGGCCGTAGACCCGGTCGTCCTCCACCTTGGTCTCCTGCGGGCTGTCGAAGTGATCCAGGTGCGCGCAGAACATCAGCGTGGCGCCGCCGCCGGTGCCCTTGAGCCTGCCGATCACGTTCGGCCGCCCCTCTTCGACCTCCTGATACTCGACCTCCATGCCGAGCTCCGCGAATTCCCGCCCGAGGTATTCGGCGAACTCTTTCTCCTCGCCTGTGAGGCTCACGATGTTGGCGGCGTTGCACGCAAGCTCCACCAGACGCTGCCGGTCGACCTGTTCGAGGACCTGCTCTTCCATTCCCTGCTCCTTCCGTTCGTTGCCGAGATTGCGTTCATGTTCTGTAACACACCCGCCGATGGCTGCCAACGAGCGGAGTTGACGCGCGACGATCTTTCGCTTAGTAAAATGGCTTGCGGTTTTGGGTTCCTGGCCTTCGGGTCGAACTTTTTGAACCCTGACCGGCCGCAAAGCGGCCCCGTCGGACGCCGCGCAGCGGTCGGATCGGTACTTCCGTGCGGATCGCGCTCGACATCGACGGCGTGCTCGCCGATTTCCTTTCCCCTTTTCTGCGGCTGCCGGCTTGTCGCGCCGGCGCGGCCGGGCTCTGAGGAGGGTTCCTGCCATGTACGGATGGCGCGCAAAGATCGGTCACGTCGCCCCGTCGCGCGGCGACACGCTGGTCTACGAGTTCTACCGGATGCTGCCGGAGGGCTTCATGCTGCTCAACAGCACGGGGACGATCCGGCAGCTGGTCGATGCCGACTTCGACCGCCAGCTCGAGCGCATCGAGGAGGCGACGGCGGACCTCGTCGAGAACAGGTGCGACGCGATCATCATCGGCGGATCGCCGCTCTTTACCAGGCTCGGCTACGGCAGCGACACCGCGATGGGCCAGAAGCTCACCGCGAAATTCGGCGTGCCCGTATCGCCCGGGATCACCGGCGAGGTGGAGGCCCTGCGCACCCTCGGGATCCGCAAAGTCGTGGTCGCCACGCCGCACGAGGAGACGCTCAACCTGAGAATGAAGGCGTTTCTCGAGGCTTCCGGCTTCGAGGTGCTCAAGATCGAAGGCTACGGCGTGCGCAAGAACGCCGACCTGACCGACATGCCGGTCCATGCCGCCTACCGGATCGCCAAGCGCCTCTACGAGCAGGCGCCGGCGGCCGACGGCGTTTTCGTGCCGTGCCCTCGCTGGCCCACGATCGCGGACGTCGATCTCCTGGAGCGGGAGATCGGAAAGCCCGTGGTGACGAGCTGCCAGGCCTACATCTGGCACGCGCTGCGGCTCGCGCGCGTGAAGGAAAGGATCGCCGGCTTCGGCCGGCTGATGGCGACGCTGGCCGGTTGACGGCCGCTCGCCGGCTAGCAGTTTCTGCTTGCTAGCTCCCGCTTCCCTGTCTCGAAGCGCGAGGGCTGAAGTGTCCGCTATTTTCGTCCGCCGAACACTTCCTTAAGAAGCCCGGTGACCCGCGCTGCCGGATCGGTGCGGATTTTCCTCTCCTCCTGCGCCACGACGTAAAACAGCCCGTCAATCGTCTTTTCAGTGACATAGCGGTTGATGTCGAAACTGATGCTTTCGGTGAACGGGATCTCTCTGTAGCGTGCGAGCAGATCCTCGTACCGGCGAACGACGTTCGTCTCCTTCATCGCCCGCTCGACGGTGGGACGAAACGCGGCGTAGAGCTTTTTGGAGGTCTTTGCCCTGAAGTAGTCGGTGGCGGCGGTGTCGGAACCCTGCAGGATCGAGCGGGCGTCCTCGAAGGTCATCTCGCCGATCGCCTCCCAGAAAATCTCCTTGGCGAACGGCACCGCCTTCTCTGCGGCCCGGTTCATGCTCAAAACGAATTCGTCGAGCTGCGGTCCATAGCCCACGAATCGCAGCGGCGTTTCGATCGCGCGGAGCTGAGCGGGGAGGAGGATCTTGATCGCTTGGTTGGCGAAGAAACCGTCGGTCCGGCCCGTCTGCAGCACCGCGTTTTCGGTGCCGATTTTGAGCGCCTCGCGCAGCCCCGCGCCGATTCTCGCTTCCCCGCGAGCCGTCGGCGGAGCGTCGAGACCCTTGAAGATTTCTCCCAGCTGCGCGGCCGTGTTCCCCGAAGGCGCGAGCAGCGCCGCAACGAGCGCAAGGCCCGCCGCCAGCGTACTTGGCGGCCGGAAGCCCGCGGGATCGCAGCTCAAGGAGACCTCGGTCGTTCCGGAGCGAGGCCGTCAACGGCGGCGGCGAACAACACGTCGGTCAGGAGATTGAAAACCTCCTGCTTCGCCTCCCCGGGCGCAAGCTGGTAGGCCGTTCGCAGCGGATGAAGCGCTTCCCGCCACTGACGCAGGCTCAGGTGCGACCGCCCGAGGTACAGATAGGCCTGGGCGAAGTTGGGATCGTCATGAATGGCTTGCTCGAAATAAGGGATGGCTTCGCGGAACTGCCCCCGGTTGAACAGAGCCACTCCCTGCTGGAAGCTCGCTTGCGCGGGGTGGAAAAGGTCGATCGCGGCACAGCCTGCGAGCCACAGGAGGAGAAACCCGGGCGCCAGAACGGCGGGCTTGGCGCGCATTTCTTCGTTTCCCCCGGGAGGTCGTCCGGGCGACGGGCCGACGCGGCTATTCGCCCTTTGCGAACGCCGCCTTCAGCATCGATTCCAGCTCGCCTCGCTCGTGCAGCTCGTGCAGGATGTCGCAGCCGCCGATGAACTTCCCGTCGATGAAAACCTGCGGGATCGTCGGCCAGTTGGAGTAGCGCTTGATTCCCTCGCGAATCCGCGGGTCGGCCAGCACGTCCTCGGTGGCGAAGGGATAGCCGTACGATCGAAGGATCTCGACCGTGTGGGCGGAGAAGCCGCACTGAGGGAAATCGGGCGATCCCTTCATGTAAAGCATCACCTTGTTTTTCTTTACCTTCTCGTCGATCTGGTTGAGGATGTCATCCGCCATCATTTCCTCCCGACGCCGCCTCAGCGGCCGAGCTTCTCCCACTGGGACGGCGTAAAAAGTTTGAGCGTCAGCGCGTGGATACGCTGATCTTGCATCGGGTCGCGGAGCGCCTCGTTGACCATCCGGTGCTGCTCGAGCAATCCCTTGCCCTCGAACGCCGGGGACACGATCAGGAGCTGCCAGTGGTCGCCCCCTCCGGTGAGATCCTGCAGCTCGATGGTCGACACCGGAAAGGCTTTTTCCAGCGTATTCTTGATCTCTTCGGCGGTGATCACGCCCGAATTGTACCGGGTCGCGACCGCCCTTTCAAGCGAGCGGCGCTCTCAGGACGAGCCGGGCTGAGGATCGAAGTCGCTGCGGACCTTTTTCATCATTTCTCTCAGGTCGATTCGCAGCTCGTCGAGCGTCGGCCGGCCCACGTACCAGTAGCCGCAGTACAGGTTGTGGATCGTGAGATCCGGCAGCAGCGAAAAGGTATAGGGGATCGCCGTTACCCCGCGGCTCCTGGACGTCTCGGTCATGTCGAGCGACCGAACGATCTTACGGTCGTGGTCGCTCAGAAACGGAAACTCGGCTCCCAGCCCGGCCCGGAATGCCGCGCTGACCTCGGGCGGGTCCACGCTGGCGACGGCGAGCCTGCAGTAGCTGACCGCCAGCTCCCTCTGGAACTCCACTAAACGGCGCAACTGCACCTGGCACTTCGGTCACCAGTAGCCGCGGTAGAAGCAGAGAATCAGGGGGAAATTGCCGGCCAGCTCCGACAGCCGGACGGACCGGCCGTCGTGGTCGACGAATTCCAGATCGGGAAGCTGCCCGCCGATCGAGTACTTCATGGGAACCTCCGCGCTTCTTTTCGCTGCGCTGCTTTTACCGCGGGCGACTCCGGGCCGTCAAATCCCCGTTTTCCGCCAATCGCGCGCTTCGAGCGCCTGCCCGGTCACAGCGGCAGAGGCGTCCGAGGCAAGATAGACGAAGACCCCGGCGATCTCCTCCGGCGCCGGGAGCGACAACGGATCCTCCTCGGGATAGGCCGCGGCGCGCATCGCGGTTCGTGTCGGGCCCGGATTGACCGAGTTCACACGAACGCCGTATTCGCGAACCTCCTCGGCGACCATCTGCGTCAACCCTTCCAGCGCGAACTTCGAGGCGCAGTAAGCGCCCCAGCGGGGCTTGCCGACGCGTCCGACGCCGGAGGACACGTTGATGATCGAACCGCTGCGGCGCGGAATCATGATCCTGAGGGCCTCCTGAATCAGCAGAAACGGCCCCGTAAGATTCACCCGGAGCACCTCTTCCCACGCCGCCCGCGGGTACTCCACGATCGCGACGCGCGGTCCGAGCAGGCTCGCGTTGTTGACCAGGATGTCGAGCCCGCCGAAACGCTCGCGCGCTGCGCGCATCAGCTCGTCGACGTCCTCCGCCCGGCCGACGTCGGCGCCGACGGCGATCACCGTCGCGCCTGCGCCGCGAAGCTCCGCTTCCGCCGCCCGCAGCGCCTCCACGCCCCGCGCACAGATCAGGACCGCGGCTCCGGCGCGGGCGAAGGCAAGCGCCACCGCCTTGCCGATGCCCCGGCTGGCGCCGGTGACCAGGGCCGTTTTGCCGGCGAGCGGTTTTTCGATCTCGCTTCCCATGCGAGGCATGCTATACCATAATCGCGGAGCACTCGGAATGAACGCGCATCACCGGCTGGTCCTCTACATGCTCCTCGCGCTGCTGCTCACCTGCGCCGTCAGCCCGTGGATGGCGGCGGGAGCCGACTGGTTTCTTCGCGATTCGGCCGACCGCTATCCCTTCTCGCGCATCTTCAACCGCACCTTCATGGTCTCCGGTTTCGTCCTGTTCGTCGCCGGGCGGAAATTTCTCCGCGTCGGCGGCCTCGCGGGGATTGGACTGGAACGCCGGCCCGGGGCCGCGGCCGAGATCGCGACCGGCTGGTCGCTCGCCACCGGCTCCGTGGCGGTGCTGGTTGCGGGGCTCGTTGCCTTCGGTATCTTCACCCCTTTCTTCCGCCTGGCGCCCGGCGAGTCCGTTCGCCGCGTCGCCGACGCGCTTGCCTCGGGTTTCTTCGCAGGGTCGCTCGAGGAGGTCTTCTTTCGCGGCATCCTGTTCAAGGGGCTTCTGGCGTCCGGAAAAACCGCGCGCGCCTTCGTGCTGGCCAATCTTTTCTACGCCCTGATTCATTTCGTGAAGCCCGGCGAGCGCTATTTTCTCGATCGTCCCGACCCGTGGGCGGGCTTCCGGCACCTGGCCTACACTTTTTCCCCGTTTCTCGATCCCGCGGAGCTGTTGCCGGGAGCCGTCGGGCTGTTCCTGATCGGCCTGGTCCTGAGCTACGCCTTTCTGCGGAGCGGCGCGCTCTACCTGTCGATCGGCCTCCACGCCGGGTGGGTCTTCGGTCTCAAGATCATCCGTGTCTTCGGCGACTACCGCCGTGACGATCTCGGGTGGCTCTTCGGCGAGACCGATCCCAAGCTCGTCAGCGGCGTCGCCGCCTGGATCGGCATCGCCCTCGTCGGCGCCGCGGTCCACTACCTCACCCGCCCCGGCGCAATCGATCGGCACGCTCGAGGAGGGGCTTGAGCTTTTCCGCGATCCGTCCGGCGATGAGGCGGTAGCCCTCCGCGTTCGGATGAATGCGGTCGGAGCGGAGCGCGGGATCGGAAAGGATGCCGCTCATGACGTCGGGCACATAGAGCGCCCCGAGCTTTTCCGCCACCTCTTCGAAGAGATCCGCGTACTCGTCCGCGAACAGGCCGAGGCGGATGCCCGCGACAACCACCATCGCGCCCCGCTCCTGGACCCGGGCGACGATTGCGGCGAGATTTTTCTTCGTTTCCGCGAGCGGCACCTTTCGCAGGAAATCGTTTCCCCCGAGGAGCACTACGACCACCCGCGGGTCATGCTCGAAAACGTCCTGCTCCACGCGCGCCAGGGCTTCTCCCGAGGTGTCCCCGCGCCGGCCGGTGTTCACCACCGCCATGCCCAGCAGGCGCCCCAGCTCCGACGGATAGTCCCGGCCCGCTTCGGCGCCGACGCCTTCGGTCAGGCTGTCGCCGAAGCAGACTACCGTCCGTCCCGCCGAGCGGAGGTTGCGGATCGAGCCGTACGGATCGCCGCCGCACCCGAGCAGCGCGCATGCCAGCAGCAGCGCCGCGGCCGCTATCCTACCGTTCCTTGAGGACGACGCAGTGCTCCGGGCGGGCGGCCGCATAGATCGGTTGATTCAGGGCGTAGCGCTGGGACGGCGGCGCGAGCACCCGCAACGCCACCGGGGAAGAGGGCAGCTCGATCGTGTAGTCGATGGCATCGCCGAAGTAGATCGACCGCCGGATCACCCCGGAAAAGACGTTATAGCCGCGGTCCTCCAGCTGCCGGGCTTCCGATTCCCCGGCTGCCAGCACGATGTTGTGGGGGCGCAGGCAGACGATGCCCTCGCCGCCGCTCGGCCCGCCGTTTCCCGCGACGCGGACGCGCCCGCCGTTGCCGAGAAGGAGCGTGTCGGCTCCCTCGAAGCGCCCGCTCAGGATGTTGGTCTTGCCCACGAACTCGGCAACGAAACGCGTCTTCGGCCGGTCGAAGATCTCGGTCGGGGCCCCTACCTGGATGATCCTGCCGGCGTTCAGCACGGCGATGCGGTCCGAGGTCGCCATCGCCTCGGCCTGGTCGTGGGTGACGTACACGGTCGTGATGCGCACCTCCTCGTGCAGCCGGCGGATCTCGAAGCGCATCTCCTCGCGCAGGTTCGCGTCGAGGTTGCTGAGCGGCTCGTCCATCAGCAGGATCTGCGGCTCGACGACCAGGGCTCGGGCGAGCGCCACACGCTGCTGCTGGCCGCCCGAGAGCTCCGCCGGGTAGCGGTCCTTCAAGCTCTCGAGCCGCACCAGCTTCAGGAAACGTTCCACCCTGCGGTCCATCTCCCGGCGCGAGAGCTTCTTGAACTTCAGCCCGTAAGCGACGTTCTGCGCGACGGTCATGTGCGGCCAGACCGCGTAGCTCTGGAAGATCATCGACATCGACCGGCGCTCGGGAGGCACCAGGACCGAAGGCGAAGAGACCAGCCCGCCGCCGACGCGGATCTCGCCGGCGTCCGGCTGGAGAAAGCCGGCGATCAGGCGCAGCGTCGTCGATTTGCCGCAGCCCGACGGGCCGAGCAACGACACGAACTCGCCGTCGGCGATCTCGAGGTGCAGATCCTCGACCGCGGCGGTTTCCGCGAACCTCTTCGTCAGTCCGGTCAGCGTTACAGTCGCCACGGCGTCACTCGCGGCCGCCCGCCAGATCGCGGCCCGCCGCCCAATGCACCGCCAGGATGACGGCGAAGGAGACCAGCAGGAGAAAAATACCGAGGACCGAGATCGCGCCCACGAGCCCCTCTTCCTTGAGGTCGAAGATCACCACCGACACGACCTTGGACGCCGGCGAGAACAGGAGGATCGACGCGCTGAGCTCGCGGATCACGCCGATGAAAATGAAGCACCAGGCGGCGATCAGGCCCGAGCGCGCCAGCGGCGCGGTCACGTCCTTGAGCGACGTCAGCCGGTTCGCGCCGATGATGCGGCTGGCGTCCTCGAGCTCCGGGTGGATGCTCTTGAAGGTCGACTCCGCCTGGGAAAAGCCGATCGGCATCTCCTTGGTGAGATAGGCGACGAAGAGGATCCACACCGTGCCGTAGAGGACGATCGGCGGCCGCGTGTAGACGATGAACAGCGCGACGGCGAGCACGATCCCGGGGATGACCAGCGGCGCCAGAGCGAAGAACGACAGGAAGCGGGCGCCCCGCAGGATGTTGCGGTTGGTGATGTAGGCGACCAGCGTCGCCAGCAGCGTTCCCGCCGTGGCGGTGAGGACGCCGAGCTTGAAGGTGTTGAAGATCGCCCGCTGCGTGTCGGTGTACTGGAAAAGGACGAACTTGAAGTTGTTCAGCGTGAAGTTGTCCCAGTCGAGCGGCACCGCCCAGGCTTTCGAGAACGCCGCCTTGAGCAGGATCCAGTAGGGCAGGAAAATCGACAACGAGAGGACGCCCCCAACCAGCAAAAAGGCCGGGACGCGCGCCCATCCCAGCCGCACCAGCCGCCGCTGCCCACCCTTGCCGCCCACTGTGCTGAAGCCGCGCCGCCCGAGGATCTTCTTCTGCAGCGCGATCAGAGCCATCGTGGCCAGCAGGAGCGGCACCGAAAAGGCCGCCGCCAGGTCGAGCCGCGGCGGATACTGGAAGAACGTCCAGATCTGGGTGGTGATCGTGTGAATGCCGGCGGGCAGCCCGAGGATCGCCGGCGCGCCGAACAGCGACAGGGAGTGGAGAAAGGCGACGATGAAGCCGCCGAGCAGCGCCGGCAGCGCCAGCGGCAGAGTGATCGTGCACGCCGTCCGCACCTTGCTCGCGCCCAGGATCACCGCCGCGTCCTCGAGGTCCGAGGAGATCAGCTCGCAGACGTTGGCGATCATGGAAAAAACGTAAGGGAAGCTGTAAAGGGCCATCACGAAGATGAGCCCTTCGAGGGTGAAGATATTGAAGAGAAAGCCGTCGCTTCCCGT
The sequence above is a segment of the Candidatus Zixiibacteriota bacterium genome. Coding sequences within it:
- a CDS encoding ABC transporter ATP-binding protein: MATVTLTGLTKRFAETAAVEDLHLEIADGEFVSLLGPSGCGKSTTLRLIAGFLQPDAGEIRVGGGLVSSPSVLVPPERRSMSMIFQSYAVWPHMTVAQNVAYGLKFKKLSRREMDRRVERFLKLVRLESLKDRYPAELSGGQQQRVALARALVVEPQILLMDEPLSNLDANLREEMRFEIRRLHEEVRITTVYVTHDQAEAMATSDRIAVLNAGRIIQVGAPTEIFDRPKTRFVAEFVGKTNILSGRFEGADTLLLGNGGRVRVAGNGGPSGGEGIVCLRPHNIVLAAGESEARQLEDRGYNVFSGVIRRSIYFGDAIDYTIELPSSPVALRVLAPPSQRYALNQPIYAAARPEHCVVLKER
- a CDS encoding iron ABC transporter permease: MSIAGTETIGRARAAVRLGLATRDATLPVWAGVALLLVFLMVLPLASLVSTSLVDETGITLRKYVEVFTNAAFLKAIWNTIVVSFWVGIIAVAAGGSMAWLVTRTDLPLKRCVRALVMASFVTPPFLGAFAWTLLAGPNAGALNKLYRALTGSDGFLFNIFTLEGLIFVMALYSFPYVFSMIANVCELISSDLEDAAVILGASKVRTACTITLPLALPALLGGFIVAFLHSLSLFGAPAILGLPAGIHTITTQIWTFFQYPPRLDLAAAFSVPLLLATMALIALQKKILGRRGFSTVGGKGGQRRLVRLGWARVPAFLLVGGVLSLSIFLPYWILLKAAFSKAWAVPLDWDNFTLNNFKFVLFQYTDTQRAIFNTFKLGVLTATAGTLLATLVAYITNRNILRGARFLSFFALAPLVIPGIVLAVALFIVYTRPPIVLYGTVWILFVAYLTKEMPIGFSQAESTFKSIHPELEDASRIIGANRLTSLKDVTAPLARSGLIAAWCFIFIGVIRELSASILLFSPASKVVSVVIFDLKEEGLVGAISVLGIFLLLVSFAVILAVHWAAGRDLAGGRE